The proteins below come from a single Dermacentor albipictus isolate Rhodes 1998 colony chromosome 7, USDA_Dalb.pri_finalv2, whole genome shotgun sequence genomic window:
- the LOC135920970 gene encoding inter-alpha-trypsin inhibitor-like has product MKHLSGLFVLIVVACVHAIPETTQLMCSKPPVLGYCLPLKNVWYYHYNSNACVKYKDTECGVGYNQFISKEKCDEACQRPTGQKQELCLRNTITGSCQPKTRAWYHDPQDGFCKMFNHGECGRGANHFATEQKCLETCKPPGQRKVVCSLPQSPGVCYFVLYRFFFDPKRNNCFLIKGKSCGKNDNAFVSHEDCMKRCSHPKTPKPCFNCGSKNKGQQTKGPYGVKG; this is encoded by the exons CCATTCCGGAAACAACGCAATTGATGTGCTCGAAACCACCGGTCCTCGGCTACTGCCTGCCCTTAAAAAACGTTTGGTATTATCACTATAACAGCAATGCATGCGTAAAATACAAGGACACCGAATGCGGCGTTGGATACAACCAGTTCATATCGAAAGAAAAATGTGACGAAGCTTGCCAAC GCCCGACAGGACAGAAGCAAGAGCTGTGTTTAAGGAACACGATTACTGGCAGCTGTCAACCAAAAACGCGTGCTTGGTATCATGATCCTCAAGATGGCTTCTGTAAAAtgttcaaccacggtgaatgcgGAAGAGGTGCGAACCATTTCGCAACAGAGCAGAAATGTCTCGAGACTTGCAAAC CACCTGGCCAGCGAAAAGTTGTGTGCAGCCTGCCTCAAAGCCCAGGAGTTTGCTACTTCGTGTTGTATCGCTTCTTTTTCGATCCCAAAAGGAATAATTGTTTTCTGATTAAAGGAAAGAGTTGTGGCAAAAACGACAACGCTTTCGTTTCGCATGAAGACTGCATGAAAAGATGTAGCC ATCCCAAAACGCCGAAACCCTGTTTCAATTGTGGCAGCAAAAATAAAGGCCAGCAAACTAAAGGCCCTTATGGAGTGAAGGGCTGA